AGGGTCTAACATTGGTGTGTTTTCTCGCTCTCTCCTAGGGCTCTGGATGCCGATGGAAATCTCTGAGCCAGTCCCCGGAGCAGCACCGGTAAGCCACACCGCTTCCTTAGTCCAGACAATAAGCAGGGTCTGGTCTCAGCATGgcagcctccttccccctctcccagccagagcagccTCTGGCTACTCATTAGCATCTCAACAGGCTCATAAAAAGCAGCCTCCAGCTTCTGATCAGCTCTTGGGTTTCGGCCATTAACACTCAAGGGCACTTACCCCCAGGTGTGGCTGTGACGCCAGGCAGTGCCTACTCCTCAGTGGTCCCAGACCAGGCATGCAAATGGACTTGTGGTCTGTGGGGCTAGGCCAGGGCAGGGGGTAAAGGGAACAGCCCCATAGTGGCCTGCCAGCAAGGGAGGGAGGCtgattgtaaaaaaacaaacaaaataacccaACCTAATATCAAAGAGAAGTTCCATGAATTCCTAAAGCTTCAGGGAAGTTTAGATGTTCCCTCTCATTCCAAACGCAGCTGCACTGGGCTTGAGCAGGAACATTGGTTCCCTCCGTGCTCTCGACCCCTGCGAACGGGCCAAGCCAAGTGGGGATGCCAGGAGTGAACCAGCATCAGGGGGCAAAGTCAATTAGTGCCTCAGAAGTGTTCCGTTGTAACGAGCTCCCCGGCTGGGGGTAGGCGGGTGTGCTGAGGGGCCATTGGGCTGGGGACTGACGTTTAGCTTGGCCCTGTGGgagtttatagaatcatagaacaggaaggaacctcgagacaacatctagtccagtcccttacgctcctggcaggactaagtattatctagaccatccctgacatgtttgtctaacctgctcttaaaaatctccaatgatggaaattccacaacctccctgggcaatttattccagtgcttaaccaccctgacagttagggagtttttccaaatgtccaacctaaacctccattgctgcaatttaagcccattgctgcttgtcctatcctcagaggttaacaacaacaatttttctccctcattcTTGATaagtttcaagtacataaaagggtgttacaggtcccctctcagtcttctctgctccagactaaacaagcccaattttttcaatattccctccttgatcatgttttctagacctttaatcgtttttgttgtgtttctctggactgtctccaatttgtccacatctttcctgaaatgtggtgcccagaactggacacaatactccagatgaggcctagtCAGCGTGGAGCGGAGCGGGAGAATTACTattcatgtcttgctcacaatactcctgctaatacagcccagaatgatgttcactttttttgcaacaacgttacactgttgactcatatttagcttgtgatccaccatgacccccagatccctttccgcagtgcttcttcctagacagtcatttcccattttgtgtgtctgcaactgattgttccttcctaagtggagcactttgcatttgtccttattgaatttcatccagtttagttcagaccatttctccagtttgtccagatcattttgaattttgatcctatcctccaaagcacttgcaactccttccagcttggtatcatctgcaaactttataagtatactctctatgccattatctaaatcattgatgaagatattgaacagaaccagacccagaactgatcgctgtgggacctcactcattatgcccttccagcatgactgtgaaccactgataacgactctctgggaatgattttccaaccagttatgcacccaccttatagtaactccatctaagttgtgtttccctagtttatttatgagaaggtcatgcgagacggtatcaaaagccttactaaagtcaagatataccacatctaccacttctgccctatccataaggcttgttaccctgtcaaagagagctatcaggttggtttgacacgatttgttcttgacaaatccatgctgactgttacttatctcattatcttctaggtgtttgcaaattgattgctgaattatttgttccattatctttctgggtacagaagttaagctgaatggtctgtaattccccaggttgtccgtattcccttttccagtcttacggaatctctcccgtcttctatgacttctcaaagataaccactaatggctcagatatcgcctcagtcagctccttgagtattctaggatgcatttcaccaGGCCCtgatgatttgaagacatctaacttatctcagtaattttaaacttgttctttccctattttagactctgatcctacctcgttttcactggcattcactgttagACGTCTAgttgccaccaaccttcttggcgAAAAGTCATTAAGCGCCTCTGCCGTTTCCACATTTTTCTCTTATTGCCTTTCTctcctcattgagtaacgggcTTACTCcatctttggtcttcctcttgcttctaatgtatctgtagaatgttttcttgttaccctttatgtccctagctaggttgatctcattttgtgcctcgGCCTTGTTAATTTTTTCCCTACATATgtggtgtttgtttatattcatcctttatcatttgactgagtttccactttttgtacgactcttttttgagttttaaatcaccaaagatctcctggttaagccaggatggtctcttTCCTGTGCAGTGGGATAGTTCTGCACACCAAGGTGTTGGAAAGGTCTGCAGTTAGCGAGGGATTGGAGCCTACAGGGCGGGGGGTGTTGCAGGGCTGAGGACCTGACTGTCAGAGGGTCTGAACACCTTCCAGGGGGTGAGTCTCGAGCACTCCCAGAAATCCCGCCTGCATATCATAAAACCAAGGCTGCGTGCCAGGAAAACCATTAACCATTTGGGCTCTGGACACAAACCTGCTGAAAAGCTCCAGAGGCTGCAGCTCCTCTCAGAGCATTGGATTTCCTCTCGCTGGCTTTTATCCCAGCCTTCCTGGGGTTTCAGGGCTACCATTCACCACGCAGTCCCACCAGGTTAGAAGCTGCAAGCACCGATCAGGACTGGGCCTTTAGCAAGGCCATGACAGCAATGAACGAGTGGCAGAAGCGTATGTGTTTGAACTGCAAAGAGAAGTCTATAAATAAAAGCTATTTTGAGCGCTTAGCCGGGGCAGGTGATTgcgtgggggcagggggaagtgaTGAATTTTCTTTACCGGACGGTGAAATTCTCCCACGTGAAATAAGACCCATTATGAGCCAGatgagcagctgggagccctccAGCAGAGCTTGTTAAATGCCTGCTCACATCGCACGTGAGCTGGTAAATGGCCTGTGGAACAGCAGCCGCCTGAAGGTGTGGGGATTGTTTCCCTTTGCAAGGCTGACACCAGAGCTGGGAAAGGGCCCCTCAGATTTTGTGCTGCTGGCGGCTGCTGCTGTCCTGTCTGATTGGGGCAAACCGGGGGTGTGCTGGGGGCTTTTCCTCTCCTCGCACGCTGGTTCCTGCCTTTGCAGGGGCTGGGCTCCGATCCAGGGAGGTCTCTCCTCTCCAGCCTCCATGGCGCATGGATAATTAAAGCCGCCTTTGAATTTCTGTTACAAGTGCCAGAAGGATCCAGCTGGCAGCCAAGTCGCTGTCTCTAGGACGTGGACCCTTTTGAGGGGGCTTTGGACAAATCCCAGCCCTCGACCCCTCAGTGTGGGGTCCTGCTGGAGCATGAGTGGTGCTCGGGACCTGATTTGTCCCAGGCTGCAAACCAGCTGTACGTGGTGGTGTCCTAACTCACCCATGCGACCCCCCAGCCTTGCTGCTTCCCAGGGCTCGGGCTGTCCCCTTGATGAGGCTGGCAAGGCCATTAGCTAGAGTCAGTGGGACGGCTGGAAGGGCAGCTCTTTTCCTGCTGGGTACACGTGGAAGAAGGTGCATCCACTTTGAGAAGGGGCACCCGGGTTTAATTATAAACCGAAGGGTTTGTCTGCTTTGGGAGTCTGGGCGGTGGAGACGTGCTGCCGCTGGCTTTAAAGCGGGGCTTGCAGCTGGGTAACAGGTCTGCACTGGAAGCCCAGACGCGGGTGGGGagggagttacactggtgcaagtgGTGCTTTACCCTCGTAGACGTGTTCCACTAGTGTAGTGTTAACACTGGCGGGTTGCATTAGTAGCGATGCTGCAGCAGAGATCCCAAGTCCCCCAGACAAGCCGCCTTCTTGGGAAAGTAAAACCTATCACAGCCCTGATGGGTGCCAGAAGTAGGGCCAGCAATCCAGGCTCCTTCCAGCAGAGACTAGGATGGTAACCCTTGGGCAGCGCATGGTGGGCAGGGCTTGTGAGCCATCCCATGTCACGTCTTCCAAGGCTTTCTGCCAGGGCTGCGCCACTGTCCCCATTTGCAGTGGGGGGGACATGAGGTGCTGAGAGGTTAAGGGATATTCCCAAGTTCACAGCACCAGGCAGTGTCAGAGTCGGTTTCCTGACAGCAGCGATTATCCTCGGTGCTCCTCCAGGTTTGCCGATAGCTCCTTTATCTCTGTGCCTCCTGACGCCCCGGAGAAGGCCCAGTGACTCATGCTGAATGTGGGGGAGAGCTGTTCTGCGAAGGCTTAATTCAGTGAAAACATTGAACAAGCTGCTTGGCCAAGGGGCACGACGCGCTTTCCTGCCTGCATTGTTCTGGAGCACAAGAATAAACCCATTTGGAGTGTAATTGCTTAGCTGCAGGCAGGAGACCCTTATGCAACTTGTTAAATAACACGCTTTGGGGAGCATCGGGGCCAACCTGCTGGTGGCTGTGAAATGAGGTGGCCTGCGAGGTGGGGCCTGATGCTTGGTATGCAGAGCCTGGCAGGTAGTTAGGGTGGATTCCCCTTTCGTGTTGGGAGTCGGGCCCACGCTGAAGTCACCATGTCTGTGTcactgtctcttccccctcccgcccctcgcTGGGGAAGCTGTATAATTAAATGTGGCCCTGGCCTCAGATCATTCCTGCTTTAAACCCgggagctgggactcctggcttctagccccagctcttggagggaTTGCAGTCCAGTGCCTGGAGCCGGGGGACCAAGAGCTTAGACTCCTGGGTCCTCATCCTGGCTCTGCTATTGAcctgctgtgtcaccttgggcaagtcacttaacccttCTGCACTGGCTTAAGGCCCATGGGAGAGAAGAGGTGTCCCTGGGATTTGAATGGGTTTTGTGACAAGGGGGGTTGAGTTGGTAGCCGTGCTCCATGCTGGCGAGACAccgctggggtggggggatatcACCGGTGCTGCAGGGAACAGTAGCAGTGACACGGGTGAGATGCTGCCCTGGGGGCCGTGGCTCTGTTCTGGGCACGCAGCCATGGGCGGGGTGGAACAGGGAGTCTCAGACTGCTGCTGATGACCCTTTCTCTCCCCAGGAAGGTGATCACGctggagaaggaggcagaggagacATTTGGGTTTGAGATCCAGGTGAGTGCCCCCCACACCCAAGGGCAGAGAAATCAGCTGGCACTCGCTCTAAGAAGACCGACCTCAAATGGGATTTGGATCATGGTTCTACCCGGCAGGCCCCCTGGGGACCAAGGGCTGCCTCTCCTAGCCGTTCCTCCTGGCTGGTGGTGCCGGGGGCTAGCCAGTGTGTTGGGCAGCCAGGTGTGGCTGTATCAGCCCCAGCGGTGCAGTTAGCAGCCATtcctgggggtagggggtgggttGCCCCATGCTCGGCTGTTGCAGGCAGCACTGTTCCCTAGAGCAGTAGCGTGCTTGCGGGGTGGAGGAGTTGCCctgctttcagtgatttcagacTAGACCTTGCTCTGCATTCACAGTATTTTTAAACTGCATCTGAGCCAGAGTTTATTTTTAGCAGCGATGATGTCGAAGTTACAGAAACCGCCCCCGACTCAGTCACGGTTCAGATGGCGGGAGGGGGCCGGCAGCTCACGCAAAGCAGCCATCTGGAGCGGGCTGGGTTTGGGGGCCCATGTGGGGGCTCCCGTCACTGTGCGTTGCTAAGCACTATGCAAAGGTTGGTTAAATATGGAACGTTTGGGGTGGTGGCTCCTGACGTGCAGGGACGcggagctggagggaggcagcGTAGGCAGTCCCTGGATTCTCAACTGTAGCAGGGATCTGGGGAGGTAACGTGGCACTGGGAGTTGGATGGTGCTAACCTCGGGGCTGGAGGCTTCCTGTGTATCTCGCCGGCCAGCCAGTGCTCGCTCAGCCCTTCCCACTAACGAACTGGCGGCTGCTGCTCATTCCAGACCTATGGACTCCACCACCAAGACAAGAAGAGTGTGGAAATGTTCACCTTTGTCTGCCGTGTCCACGAGGGGAGCCCAGCCCAGTTAGCGGGGCTCACACTCGGTAAGTGCATCGTGCCAGCTCCCCGGGGCTTGATCTCCATCTCACACCCTGGGGCGGGATGAGGTACAGACCGGGGGGGGGAGGCTGTTGGACCCAGGCATTCAGTGGGCTGagggacccaggcatcctggctctcAGGGGCAGACCCATATTTCTCTAACAGTAGTGTTCACTGGTTAAAGGTCAGTAGAATAGAAGTAACCAGAGCTGCCgagtgggaggaggagaactGAGAAATAGTTTGGGAAAAGGCAGCTCCCTGCGTGGTGCCTGGGTGTCAGCCCCTCTGCCCTTTCTTGGCCTTGCGTTGTTTGACTgacccccagggctgcagggccctgggaaaTGACGGGTCTCTGGCGCGAGGGGGAAGTCACAAGCGCTGCCCTTCACAATCACTTCTGTTAGATGCAGCCCCTGGCGGGTGCCAGCCACACAAGCAGTGTCCCCCGCCTTATCACATCACCGCACGTGCCACGGCCTGGTGCTGTGCAGCCCAGCGCAGGAAGTGACTCCGCAAAGTTCACTGGAGCATGGGGCCTTCCATGAGCAGACAGAGTGGAGTGGGGTAGCTCTGAGCTCTGCCATGCACTGGTTCTTGTAATGTTCCCGGCCAGCCAGatccagctgggagccaggactcctgggttctctccctggcccggggaaggggttgggggctagtggttagaactGTGGCAACTGGGAGCCAGCACTGTGAGTTCTTCTCCAGTTGTGCCCTGAGTTTAACCTGGGGAAAGTCCCTTCTGTGCCATGTGGCTcaggctgccctgccccctctgtgcAGGGCTCAGGGTTAGTGTCAGATATCCATGGGGCTGGGAAGTGGGTGGCTGTATCAGCCAGTCCCCTACGGGGGCACCGAGCTAAGGGTCATGCCACTGGCAAGGGCAGCTCTGAGTGCTTTGTCTGCCTCCCAGGAGACACCATCATAGCAGTAAACGGGCTGAACGTGGAGGGCATCCGACACCGCGAGATCGTGGAAATCATCAAGGCCTCCGGGAACGTGCTCAGGTGAGATGCTTGCAGCCGCCCCGGGGGGCAGGAGAGCTGGGTCTGGAACACGTTCCCCGTGCTCGAGGTGGGGATCCACTGTCCCAGTGCTCTGGTGCGTGGCTGGCTTATGGGGCCAGCGGGcaggagagctggggctgggatgtatTCCCTGTGCTCCAGGTGGGAGGTGAGGATCTACTGCCCCTGTGCTCTGGTGCCTGGCTGGCTTGTCCTGGAgatggggctgggccagggggcaggaggaagcagCTGGTGCTCACAGGAACTGGCTTCCTCAGAAAACAACCCCTGCCTCAGTGGGACTGGGGGCTGCCTGGCTCCCGAAGCCCAGTGCCTTGCTTAGAGCAGCTCCTGCTCATCCCCCATCTGTGTCCTCTGCCGGCTGGGGGTCTTGTAGCCTGGGGGGACGGGCCACCCTTGGAGTGCCCCACCTGGCTGCGAGGGAGCCCGCTCCAGCTCCGACCCCTTCGCCTGGTAACgagctccttcccctctgctgtgggACCGTGTCAGACCCAAGCTTGGCACCAGGCCCCGCCTCCGGGGGCATGAGGTGGATGAGCTGGTCCCAGGGCAGCCCAAGAAGCCCACCTGGTGACAAGTTGTCCTGTGCTGGGCTGAACTCCAGAGAGTGCCTGGAAAAACATCCAGTGCCTCTTTGCTACAGCAACTTGAAAGTGGGGGTCTGCAGAGGACACCCCCTTTGCTGGTGGGGAACAGGCTGGCGGGGGACCCCTTTCTCCATGGAAGGCTGCGATTTGGTTGGTTGCTACCAGAAGCTGGTCTCTTGCAGGCTGGAGACGCTGTATGGGACGTCCATCCGGAGAGCGGAGCTGGAGGCGCGGCTGCAGTACCTAAAGGTGAGGCTGTGACCTGGAGTGAGCGACCCACCCATCCGCAGCCAGGTCCCCCCAGGCAGCCCTAACTGGCCTGTCTGTCTTGCAGCAAACCCTGTATGAGAAGTGGGGGGAGTACCGCTCGCTGATGGTCCAGGAGCAGAGGCTGGTGCGTGGTGAGTGGGGGCGCCGAGTGCGTGTTTTGCTGTGGGAGTGAAAAGCAGCCGGAGCGGGGTGGGGACCTCCCCatgctgggatggggctgggagcacACCCAGCCTGCCGGTGAGGGGGCTAGTTTGCTGGCTGACGCCCTGAAGTCCTCACCCGGCTGGCTGCTGCACTGTGCAGTCGTGCCCAGCCCGTTCTAACACCCCTTGTCCCCCCAGGGATTGTGGTGAAAGACCCCAGTATCTACGACACGCTGGAATCTGTCCGCTCCTGCCTGTACAGCGCTGGGCTCGTGAGTGGCTCCCTCTCCTTCGGGAAGATGCTGTCGGGCGCGGGCAGTACCTCCAGCTGCATCAGCACCGCCACCGAAGAGAGCGAGGACTCTGTCTACCAGACCTGCTTCTTTGACTCGGCCGATTCCCTGGACAGGCACTCAGGGCGGGATGGGGGCAGCGCGCCcctagccctctcccagggccggCCCACTCTGACCCGCAGTGCCAGCGTCaaatgcaccagcagcagcaatgggGCCGTGGGGCACTTCTGGGACAGGCCAGGTGACCAAAAGAACTGCACAGTCGCGCCTCACAAGAGCAAGCACACCAGCTTCCGGAAACGGCTCCTCAAGTTCATCCCGGGACTGAACCGCTctctggaagaggaggagagccACCTGTAGGGGGTGCTGGCTGCAGGGGTGGAGCACAGGGGACACGGGGGGCCATGGAGCAGCCAAGTTTTACACAGTttggtttatttatatatttattatccCAGTTGGTGCCGATGCCCTGGCAAAGCGTGGTGCTGGGGCCTGGGtttcagagctgggggggggcctCTGCTGTGAAGGGCACAGGGGATTTTTGCTCCCCCCCACAGGAGGAGAAACATGtaagggaatggggggggggtaaCAGGAGCTGGATCtagccccagcagcagcctgggtgcCTGCTCGTGGGAAACTGCTGGAGGAGGGAACTGAGCCTGTCTGCGCAGTTAAGGGGGATTTTCAGGTGTCCTGGGGGAATGGGCCATGGGAGGCCCTTTGCTTCCAGACCACTATGTATGTGACCAAACCCCTCCAATAGCTCTGGGGGCAGATGAGCTGATGGGTCAGAGCTTGTTTGGGGCAGCATCAAACAGGCTCTGCCCTCAGGCCAGTACCATTAGCAGGGAGGccacaggaggagagagaaactaCTCCTTCCTCGAGCAAGAGGCGTGGGAGAGGCTGGCCGTGCCCCTGCTTGTGTCTCCTGGGGTCCAGGCTGCGGTGGAAGCGCAGGA
This DNA window, taken from Chelonoidis abingdonii isolate Lonesome George chromosome 26, CheloAbing_2.0, whole genome shotgun sequence, encodes the following:
- the TAMALIN gene encoding protein TAMALIN, which codes for MYRALAASGGTLPRARKGSGCRWKSLSQSPEQHRKVITLEKEAEETFGFEIQTYGLHHQDKKSVEMFTFVCRVHEGSPAQLAGLTLGDTIIAVNGLNVEGIRHREIVEIIKASGNVLRLETLYGTSIRRAELEARLQYLKQTLYEKWGEYRSLMVQEQRLVRGIVVKDPSIYDTLESVRSCLYSAGLVSGSLSFGKMLSGAGSTSSCISTATEESEDSVYQTCFFDSADSLDRHSGRDGGSAPLALSQGRPTLTRSASVKCTSSSNGAVGHFWDRPGDQKNCTVAPHKSKHTSFRKRLLKFIPGLNRSLEEEESHL